One window from the genome of Anabaena sphaerica FACHB-251 encodes:
- the hmpF gene encoding pilus motility taxis protein HmpF, which produces MLYLAEVQKQKGGLLSGGSKTELKLLACQRSDQNWSNVSEETIAADEASKLNDGALVLVELSPNRQVQRIQEAGRPLVNILQNFSRQMEKFKLKEDEIDQWKQSLMFQVQELNRREMDMESRWEQLQHLENDVQRLEQEKQEVETSREQIEKLRAEVERNRQELEGAWEHLRGEQRRLDELKPDSPQGAVLDEGQSQLIADLLNRLSNGVGYTGILQENLNLAFELLEKQQSTLNPHWQQLESQRNLADQQQGEVEQLSQTLGDRQSEFEQIQNSLQQHIAQLQLSKAQFGYKQDFSVILKEQLRNQEDLYQQIHGLLAITGNMVFGHQVDVETLQNLPVEELQKIVQDLQNKLEIDSSFVQDQEQELNYKEQGIQELEVKIQQASGEELKNLEAELAEEKDLYQMLNKSLKPQRNNLIKQEQIFKQHQTILLQRQGQSVPNPTGDNAINLESLLCRIETQRQQQSQDLQTLAVEIEQLTADIETKQAEIDHQTHELESKHQELKSMEEQLLNLQTANAECWGRLKLYQEALQPIQDCLDGLRDKLQAISESLTHVQATGDSQLQTITQMRQTIQTLIPQGELLAS; this is translated from the coding sequence GTGCTGTATTTAGCAGAAGTACAAAAGCAAAAAGGCGGTTTATTGAGTGGCGGTTCCAAAACTGAACTCAAACTACTGGCTTGTCAACGAAGTGACCAGAATTGGAGTAATGTGTCAGAAGAAACGATTGCTGCTGATGAAGCAAGCAAGTTGAATGATGGCGCACTCGTACTAGTGGAACTGAGTCCGAATCGTCAAGTGCAACGGATTCAAGAGGCCGGGCGGCCGCTAGTAAACATTTTGCAAAATTTTTCCCGTCAAATGGAAAAATTTAAGCTCAAAGAAGATGAAATTGACCAGTGGAAGCAGTCCCTAATGTTCCAAGTCCAGGAGCTAAATCGCCGAGAAATGGACATGGAATCACGGTGGGAACAACTGCAACACCTGGAAAATGACGTGCAACGCTTAGAGCAAGAAAAGCAGGAAGTTGAAACATCCCGTGAGCAAATTGAAAAGTTGCGGGCAGAAGTTGAACGCAATCGTCAGGAACTCGAAGGTGCTTGGGAGCATTTACGGGGAGAGCAGCGTCGTCTCGATGAACTTAAACCAGATTCCCCCCAAGGGGCAGTTCTAGATGAGGGGCAAAGTCAGCTAATCGCTGATTTACTTAATCGCTTATCTAATGGCGTTGGTTACACGGGAATATTGCAGGAAAACCTCAATCTTGCTTTTGAACTCTTAGAAAAGCAGCAGTCCACTCTCAACCCACATTGGCAACAACTGGAGTCGCAGCGTAATTTGGCTGATCAACAACAGGGGGAAGTTGAACAACTCTCCCAAACTTTGGGCGATCGCCAATCGGAATTTGAACAGATCCAAAATTCTTTGCAGCAACATATAGCTCAGTTGCAACTGAGTAAGGCACAATTTGGCTATAAACAGGATTTTTCTGTCATCCTCAAAGAGCAGTTGCGAAATCAAGAAGATTTATACCAACAGATCCATGGTCTGTTGGCTATAACTGGAAATATGGTTTTCGGACACCAAGTTGATGTGGAAACGTTGCAAAACTTGCCTGTGGAAGAACTCCAAAAAATTGTCCAAGACTTGCAGAATAAACTAGAAATTGACTCTAGTTTCGTTCAAGACCAGGAACAAGAATTAAATTACAAAGAACAAGGTATACAAGAACTCGAAGTAAAGATACAACAAGCATCTGGAGAAGAGTTAAAAAATTTAGAAGCAGAACTGGCTGAAGAAAAAGACCTCTATCAAATGCTTAATAAAAGTTTAAAACCACAACGCAATAATTTAATTAAGCAGGAGCAGATTTTTAAACAACATCAAACTATTCTGCTGCAACGACAAGGACAATCTGTTCCCAATCCTACAGGTGATAATGCAATTAATTTAGAATCGCTCCTTTGCCGAATTGAAACCCAACGACAACAACAGTCCCAGGATCTGCAAACTTTGGCAGTTGAGATTGAGCAGCTGACTGCTGATATTGAGACTAAGCAAGCCGAAATTGATCATCAAACCCATGAGTTAGAGTCAAAACACCAAGAACTCAAATCGATGGAAGAACAATTACTCAACTTGCAAACAGCAAATGCTGAATGCTGGGGCAGATTAAAGCTCTATCAAGAAGCATTGCAACCTATTCAAGATTGTTTAGATGGTCTACGGGATAAGCTGCAAGCAATTTCTGAATCTTTAACTCATGTTCAAGCCACTGGTGATTCTCAACTTCAGACTATTACCCAGATGCGTCAGACTATCCAAACTTTGATTCCCCAAGGAGAGTTGTTAGCGTCTTAG
- the tilS gene encoding tRNA lysidine(34) synthetase TilS produces the protein MSLWTPLHAQIHRTIRARDLFARNQKLLVAVSGGQDSLCLIKLLLDLQPKWGWSLAIAHCDHRWREDSQANAHHVENLAQTWNTPFYLETATNPVNSEATARNWRYQALTQIAEVHNYQYIVTGHTASDRAETLLYNLMRGTGADGLQALTWQRPLTNNILLVRPLLAVTRSQTEQFCQNFNLPIWEDSTNQNLQYARNRIRNELIPYLKENFNPQVETNLAQTAELLQAEVEYLEQTARQLRLQASVKGEKGDLQVNRRFLKTEPLALQRRVMRQVLQEILPDAPNFEHIEKITALITAPNRSQTDPFPGGATAIAEGDWICIQKKDK, from the coding sequence ATGAGCTTATGGACTCCTCTTCACGCCCAAATACATCGTACCATTCGCGCCCGTGATTTATTTGCACGAAACCAAAAGCTATTAGTCGCAGTTTCCGGTGGACAAGATTCTTTATGCTTAATTAAATTATTACTAGATTTACAGCCAAAATGGGGATGGAGTTTAGCTATAGCCCATTGTGATCATCGTTGGCGTGAAGACTCCCAAGCAAATGCTCATCATGTCGAAAATTTAGCACAAACTTGGAATACACCTTTTTATTTAGAAACAGCTACAAATCCTGTTAATAGTGAAGCGACTGCTAGAAATTGGCGATATCAAGCTTTAACTCAAATTGCTGAAGTTCACAATTATCAATATATTGTCACCGGACATACGGCAAGCGATCGCGCGGAAACTCTATTATATAATTTAATGCGCGGTACTGGTGCTGATGGTTTACAAGCTTTAACTTGGCAACGTCCACTAACTAACAACATCCTGCTAGTTCGTCCACTCTTGGCAGTTACCCGCAGCCAAACTGAGCAATTTTGTCAAAACTTTAACTTGCCAATTTGGGAAGACTCGACAAATCAAAATTTACAATATGCGCGAAATCGCATTCGTAACGAACTCATCCCTTATTTAAAAGAAAATTTCAACCCCCAAGTAGAAACAAATTTGGCTCAAACAGCCGAACTCCTACAAGCGGAGGTAGAATATTTAGAACAAACAGCCCGTCAATTGCGTTTACAAGCCTCAGTAAAGGGAGAGAAAGGTGATTTACAAGTAAATCGTCGCTTTCTAAAAACAGAACCCCTAGCTTTGCAACGTCGGGTAATGCGTCAGGTACTCCAAGAAATATTACCTGATGCTCCCAACTTTGAACACATTGAAAAAATCACAGCTTTAATTACAGCACCGAATCGTTCTCAAACTGACCCTTTTCCTGGAGGTGCGACGGCAATAGCAGAAGGTGACTGGATCTGTATCCAGAAGAAGGATAAATGA